One Defluviimonas sp. SAOS-178_SWC DNA window includes the following coding sequences:
- a CDS encoding GNAT family N-acetyltransferase, translated as MITYRTVVGTEATNVEVDTFVKLVGSGGAVDENYVRMGVIRPGAQITFAEVDGQTVGVAALKVPQVRYRTGLQGATKARYSLPESEYPYELGYVSVSPKHSRQGIAKALVAEVLRLASGNGVFATTSNPIMREGLLPSFEFDPVGKTWRNEAGDILSLMVRKSQTK; from the coding sequence ATGATCACGTACAGAACCGTCGTTGGTACTGAAGCCACAAACGTGGAGGTGGATACCTTCGTCAAGTTGGTTGGGTCAGGCGGCGCCGTCGATGAAAACTATGTCCGGATGGGCGTGATCCGGCCGGGAGCCCAAATCACCTTCGCAGAAGTTGATGGCCAAACAGTTGGTGTTGCTGCCTTGAAAGTACCACAGGTCAGATACCGAACTGGCCTTCAAGGAGCCACAAAGGCGCGCTATTCGCTACCGGAAAGCGAATATCCGTATGAACTCGGCTATGTTTCAGTTTCACCCAAACACTCTCGCCAAGGCATAGCGAAAGCATTAGTTGCTGAAGTGCTGCGCCTTGCGTCTGGAAACGGTGTTTTTGCGACCACAAGCAATCCCATCATGAGAGAAGGTTTGCTACCGTCCTTCGAGTTCGACCCTGTCGGCAAGACTTGGCGGAACGAAGCTGGAGACATACTCAGTCTCATGGTTCGGAAGTCCCAAACGAAGTGA
- a CDS encoding UvrD-helicase domain-containing protein yields MPDLQPTEADVEIANCIAEKTSFTVIAGAGSGKTTSLIEALKKIRETQGRQLRERGQKVVCITYTNRAVRVISSRLRFDALYAVTTLHGFLWGEVSRFQAPLREALVEHVVPAHIEKAQQDDNGGNSKRAIAARKKVERLRAELAELVENSPPVKYEETTVSDYSKCVLNHDDIIDVASHLIATKPMLQKGLGFKYPYIFVDEAQDTFPQVMAALNSVCAREGLPIIGYFGDPMQQIYDKRAGDFAGPEGSVTIAKHENFRCSVSVINLLNKFRDDVEQFPAGKNADVLGSVKIIIAQAPDPEGPRKTYTPEQLDHVSSIFHQALENWEWKDISSVKKLFLARQMIARRLNFSKLHRLFTGVYSSSRSQSDYEDGTHYLLKPFAEGIYPLVSALAKGDPKRVLEVLRQTSPAFSPAGINRGKSLKQMLGRADEISQHLAELWGGATTKEILKYCEDSTLLQVSDRLSSQLGRDAREDFDADNEDHQRDKGDWLADDFFKMDCSEIGPYVAFLHENSPFSTQHGSKGEEYPNVLVMIDDIEASWNTYSFGKTLTPVTAGDPTERQAELTRKLAYVCFSRAEVNLRILFFSLNPENAGRELIDRGLFKEEQISYI; encoded by the coding sequence ATGCCTGACCTCCAGCCAACCGAAGCAGATGTCGAAATTGCCAATTGCATCGCTGAAAAAACATCGTTCACGGTCATAGCGGGTGCTGGGTCAGGCAAGACCACGTCATTGATCGAGGCCTTAAAAAAAATTCGTGAGACCCAAGGGCGTCAACTGCGAGAGCGTGGCCAGAAAGTGGTTTGTATCACCTATACTAATCGAGCCGTGCGGGTGATTTCATCACGTTTGAGGTTTGATGCGCTTTACGCTGTAACGACACTCCATGGGTTCCTTTGGGGCGAGGTTTCCAGGTTTCAAGCTCCCCTAAGAGAGGCATTGGTCGAGCACGTTGTTCCCGCCCATATAGAGAAGGCTCAACAAGACGACAATGGTGGGAACTCGAAAAGGGCGATTGCCGCACGAAAGAAAGTTGAACGTTTGCGTGCCGAGCTTGCAGAGCTCGTCGAAAATAGTCCACCTGTAAAATATGAAGAAACGACGGTAAGCGATTACTCGAAATGCGTACTCAACCACGACGACATCATAGATGTCGCCTCGCACTTAATTGCAACGAAGCCGATGCTTCAAAAAGGTCTTGGGTTTAAGTACCCCTATATTTTCGTAGACGAAGCGCAGGACACCTTTCCGCAGGTCATGGCCGCGCTGAACTCTGTTTGCGCTAGGGAAGGCCTCCCGATCATCGGGTATTTTGGTGATCCCATGCAGCAAATCTATGACAAGCGCGCGGGAGATTTTGCCGGACCAGAAGGTTCAGTGACTATCGCAAAGCACGAAAATTTCCGCTGTTCGGTTTCAGTTATCAATCTTCTCAATAAGTTTAGGGACGATGTTGAGCAATTCCCAGCCGGAAAGAACGCGGATGTCTTGGGTAGCGTTAAAATCATTATTGCTCAGGCCCCCGATCCTGAGGGGCCCAGAAAAACATACACGCCAGAGCAGCTTGATCATGTATCCAGCATTTTTCACCAAGCGTTAGAAAACTGGGAATGGAAAGACATCTCATCTGTGAAGAAGCTGTTCTTGGCGCGGCAAATGATTGCAAGGCGGCTGAACTTCTCGAAACTCCATCGACTTTTTACGGGTGTTTACTCATCGTCTCGATCGCAATCCGATTACGAAGATGGGACGCACTATCTTCTAAAACCCTTTGCCGAGGGAATTTATCCACTTGTGTCAGCGTTGGCCAAGGGTGACCCGAAGCGCGTTCTGGAAGTCTTGCGCCAAACAAGCCCTGCGTTTTCTCCAGCTGGCATAAATAGGGGAAAGTCTCTAAAGCAAATGCTCGGTCGCGCTGATGAGATTTCCCAGCATCTGGCTGAGTTGTGGGGCGGGGCGACGACCAAGGAGATTCTCAAATATTGTGAGGACAGCACCTTGTTGCAGGTTTCGGATCGCCTTTCTTCGCAGCTAGGACGTGATGCGCGTGAAGATTTTGATGCTGACAACGAGGACCACCAGCGAGACAAAGGAGACTGGCTGGCTGATGACTTTTTCAAAATGGATTGCAGCGAAATTGGCCCTTACGTCGCTTTTCTCCATGAAAATTCTCCCTTTAGTACTCAGCATGGCTCTAAGGGCGAAGAATACCCAAACGTATTGGTGATGATCGACGACATCGAAGCATCTTGGAATACCTATAGCTTCGGGAAGACGCTGACTCCAGTAACCGCTGGCGATCCGACTGAGCGCCAAGCTGAACTAACCCGCAAACTAGCCTACGTCTGTTTTTCTCGCGCGGAGGTGAACTTGCGTATCCTTTTCTTCTCTCTAAATCCAGAAAATGCGGGGCGGGAGTTGATTGATCGAGGCTTATTCAAAGAAGAACAGATTTCGTACATTTAA